A single Desulfovibrio piger DNA region contains:
- the nikA gene encoding nickel ABC transporter substrate-binding protein, translated as MTIHSTFGKLAVSLALAGAFLLPGLDARAADDTLNFVNYRDVRDLNPHLYAGEMYAQEMLFETLVDITADGYKPCLAESWDISADGKVYTFHIRKGVTFTDGTPCDAFAVKANFDAILENRARHTWLEMMHLLEKVDAPDAHTFRIFMKAPYWPMLTELGVTRPFAIISPKAMKNGSTKDGVTAYVGTGPYKLTKVVTDEYTVFEANETYWGEQPRIKRVVVKVIPDNQTRILALEKGEIDLIWGKNMLDADALNKYRDSKGFGVALSAPTSTRHIVLNGQNPVLADIHVRKALQHATNRVAIARGVFHNTELPADTLYARSVPYCDIDLKPYEYDMAKAARILDEAGWKPGSDGIRRKDGKRMELGLLYNSNSVTEKTIAEYLQHEYGKLGIRVSLRGEEEQSYRDNMKNGLFDMIFNICWGMPYDPQSSMAAMRQRVYGDYAAQLSLPDKAQIDAAITEIMSSTDPVRRQELFTFALTHLHEDAIYIPLTYETNKALFTKRLKGVGFNQTQYEVPFTRMYFEGK; from the coding sequence ATGACCATTCATTCCACATTCGGCAAACTGGCCGTGTCCCTGGCCCTGGCGGGGGCGTTCCTGTTGCCCGGCCTTGATGCCCGGGCCGCGGACGACACCCTGAATTTCGTCAATTACCGGGATGTCCGGGATCTCAATCCTCACCTGTATGCCGGTGAGATGTACGCCCAGGAAATGCTCTTCGAGACCCTGGTGGACATCACGGCCGACGGCTACAAGCCCTGCCTGGCCGAAAGCTGGGATATCTCCGCCGACGGCAAGGTCTACACCTTCCATATCCGCAAGGGGGTCACGTTCACCGACGGGACCCCGTGCGATGCGTTTGCCGTCAAGGCCAACTTCGACGCCATCCTTGAGAACCGCGCCCGCCATACCTGGCTGGAGATGATGCATCTGCTGGAAAAGGTGGATGCCCCCGATGCCCATACATTCCGCATCTTCATGAAAGCCCCCTACTGGCCCATGCTCACGGAACTGGGCGTGACCCGCCCCTTTGCCATCATCTCGCCCAAGGCCATGAAGAACGGCTCCACCAAGGACGGCGTGACAGCCTATGTGGGCACCGGGCCCTACAAGCTGACCAAGGTCGTCACGGACGAATACACCGTGTTCGAGGCCAATGAGACCTACTGGGGCGAACAGCCCAGGATCAAGCGTGTGGTGGTCAAGGTCATCCCTGACAACCAGACGCGCATCCTGGCCCTGGAAAAAGGCGAGATCGACCTGATCTGGGGCAAGAACATGCTGGATGCCGATGCCCTGAACAAATACAGGGACAGCAAGGGATTCGGCGTCGCCCTTTCCGCCCCCACCTCCACCCGGCACATCGTCCTCAACGGCCAGAATCCCGTACTTGCCGACATCCATGTCCGCAAGGCCCTGCAGCATGCCACCAACCGCGTCGCCATCGCCAGGGGCGTGTTCCACAATACCGAACTCCCCGCGGACACGCTGTATGCCCGCAGCGTCCCCTATTGCGACATCGACCTGAAGCCCTATGAATATGACATGGCCAAAGCCGCCAGGATACTGGACGAGGCCGGCTGGAAACCCGGCTCCGACGGCATTCGCCGGAAGGACGGCAAACGCATGGAGCTGGGGCTGCTCTACAACAGCAACAGCGTGACGGAAAAGACCATCGCCGAATACCTGCAGCATGAATACGGCAAGCTCGGCATCAGGGTGAGCCTGCGCGGCGAGGAAGAACAGTCCTATCGCGACAACATGAAGAACGGCCTGTTCGACATGATCTTCAACATATGCTGGGGCATGCCTTACGACCCGCAGTCTTCCATGGCCGCCATGCGCCAGCGCGTCTACGGCGACTATGCCGCCCAGCTCTCCCTGCCCGACAAGGCCCAGATCGATGCGGCCATCACGGAGATCATGTCCTCCACCGACCCGGTCCGCAGGCAGGAGCTTTTCACCTTTGCCCTGACCCATCTGCATGAGGACGCCATCTACATCCCCCTGACCTACGAGACCAACAAGGCGCTCTTCACCAAGCGCCTCAAGGGGGTGGGGTTCAACCAGACCCAGTACGAAGTGCCGTTCACCAGAATGTACTTTGAAGGGAAATAG
- the opp1B gene encoding nickel/cobalt ABC transporter permease, which translates to MKNYIIMRLLATVPLLLGISFLCFVFINLIPSDPAEVALRIRQTPIITEELIAQTRAELGLDQPFLVRYAHWLWDCLHFDLGVSYTNPARTVLGEIGRCLPATLELAGLSLVYVIVLSLPIGFLSAVYKDTWFDRIMRGVVFATTAMPVYWVGLLLIWIVSIRLDLLPTSGYGGFSSLILPAFTVALSYISTYIRLIRNNMLENMREDYVLYARARGLKQRSILVRHILKNSLQSCVTAIGMSIPQLIAGTIVVENVFAWPGVGRLCIASIFNRDYPVIQAYVLLVGVLFVFFNLFFDILQYVADPRLRERKA; encoded by the coding sequence ATGAAAAACTACATCATCATGCGCCTGCTGGCCACCGTGCCCCTGCTGCTGGGCATCTCCTTCCTGTGCTTCGTCTTCATCAACCTCATCCCTTCCGACCCTGCCGAGGTGGCCCTGCGCATCCGCCAGACCCCCATCATCACGGAAGAACTCATCGCCCAGACCCGTGCGGAACTGGGCCTGGATCAGCCATTTCTGGTGCGCTATGCCCACTGGCTCTGGGACTGCCTGCACTTCGACCTGGGCGTGAGCTACACCAACCCTGCGCGGACGGTGCTGGGCGAGATAGGCCGCTGTCTGCCGGCCACCCTGGAACTGGCCGGGCTTTCGCTGGTCTATGTCATCGTGCTCAGCCTGCCCATCGGTTTTTTGAGCGCCGTCTACAAGGACACGTGGTTCGACCGCATCATGCGCGGCGTGGTCTTTGCCACCACGGCCATGCCTGTCTACTGGGTGGGCCTGCTGCTCATCTGGATCGTCAGCATCAGGCTGGACCTGCTGCCCACCAGCGGCTACGGCGGCTTTTCCAGCCTCATCCTGCCGGCCTTCACCGTGGCGCTGAGCTATATCTCCACCTATATCCGCCTGATCCGCAACAACATGCTGGAAAACATGCGCGAGGATTATGTGCTCTATGCCCGGGCCCGCGGCCTGAAGCAGCGCAGCATCCTTGTGCGCCATATCCTGAAGAACTCCCTGCAATCCTGCGTGACCGCCATCGGCATGAGCATCCCGCAGCTCATCGCCGGTACCATCGTGGTGGAGAACGTGTTCGCCTGGCCGGGGGTGGGGCGCCTGTGCATCGCCTCCATCTTCAACCGGGACTACCCGGTCATCCAGGCCTATGTGCTGCTGGTAGGCGTGCTTTTCGTCTTCTTCAACCTGTTCTTCGACATCCTGCAGTATGTGGCCGACCCGCGCCTGCGCGAAAGGAAAGCGTAA